Proteins from a genomic interval of Rubinisphaera italica:
- a CDS encoding ATP-binding response regulator, giving the protein MSELIRVLVIDDDAAWQKVMLLLLARRGDFDVHAVMNLQEARAQLKKNPYDIVISDLELASSGRLVENGLDVISIIEEEGLEIPVIAVTGNGNETSVVEALQRGAANYISKFNVRDHLYKTVDSVVQTIGQRKLKSKLLGSIVELKLRYCIHNDIRLISPFIEELKSNLSSRTELSTTTITRILISAEEALMNSIVHGNLEISSEIRETSMAEYHDMIETRAQDPQYQNRRVSLEISLNPVRFQLTIQDQGIGFDLSNIKDPRDEKYISRASGRGMLLMQTFMDSVEYSDHGRCICMTKMIPQNMPESDQKLNALNFCKPC; this is encoded by the coding sequence ATGAGTGAATTGATTCGAGTCCTGGTAATTGATGACGATGCTGCCTGGCAGAAAGTCATGCTTTTACTGTTAGCCAGACGGGGCGACTTTGACGTTCACGCCGTGATGAATTTGCAGGAAGCCAGGGCTCAGCTCAAAAAGAATCCCTACGATATTGTGATTTCTGACCTGGAATTGGCAAGCAGTGGCCGCTTGGTTGAGAATGGTCTGGATGTTATCTCAATCATTGAAGAGGAGGGTTTGGAGATTCCTGTGATTGCTGTCACTGGCAACGGAAATGAAACTTCTGTCGTTGAAGCCCTGCAGCGTGGAGCAGCAAATTATATCTCAAAATTTAACGTCCGAGATCATCTCTACAAAACAGTTGACTCGGTCGTACAAACGATTGGTCAAAGAAAACTGAAATCGAAACTGCTTGGATCAATTGTTGAGCTCAAACTTCGTTACTGCATTCATAATGACATCCGTTTGATTTCTCCCTTCATCGAAGAGTTGAAGTCGAATTTGTCTTCCCGTACAGAATTATCGACCACCACCATTACCCGGATACTCATCTCTGCTGAAGAGGCTCTGATGAATAGCATCGTACATGGAAATTTAGAGATCAGTTCTGAAATCCGAGAAACTTCGATGGCTGAATATCACGACATGATCGAGACACGTGCGCAAGATCCTCAATATCAAAATCGACGAGTTTCCCTGGAAATCAGTTTGAATCCAGTACGATTTCAACTCACGATTCAAGATCAGGGAATCGGGTTTGATCTTTCAAACATTAAAGATCCCCGTGATGAAAAATACATCAGCCGAGCGAGCGGTCGAGGGATGTTATTGATGCAAACTTTTATGGATTCCGTCGAATACAGCGATCACGGTCGTTGCATCTGCATGACCAAGATGATTCCGCAGAATATGCCAGAATCGGACCAGAAATTGAATGCATTGAACTTCTGCAAGCCCTGCTAA